One stretch of Sinomonas terrae DNA includes these proteins:
- a CDS encoding RraA family protein translates to MTLTTEQLCERLGALPTPNIGDAMERLGVLDSAIKPVWSGGRLAGPAFTVWTRAGDNAYIHKALAEAAPGDVVVVNGQGDETRALLGDLIGARAKNAGIAGFVVDGAVRDAAGLEKVGMPVFARTTSPAGPYKNGPGALAGPVAVGGVAVLPGDIVVGDDDGAVVVPRDRAEEVLLAAEAVQQDEAERMRSILAAANDVKEAACAAR, encoded by the coding sequence ATGACCCTCACCACCGAGCAGCTCTGCGAACGCCTCGGAGCGCTGCCCACCCCCAACATCGGCGACGCGATGGAACGCCTCGGCGTCCTCGACTCCGCGATCAAGCCCGTCTGGTCCGGCGGACGCCTCGCCGGACCCGCCTTCACCGTCTGGACCCGCGCCGGCGACAACGCCTACATCCACAAGGCCCTCGCCGAGGCCGCGCCCGGGGACGTCGTCGTCGTCAACGGCCAGGGCGACGAAACCCGCGCCCTCCTGGGCGACCTCATCGGTGCCCGCGCCAAGAACGCAGGGATCGCCGGGTTCGTCGTCGACGGCGCCGTGCGCGACGCCGCAGGGCTCGAGAAGGTCGGCATGCCCGTCTTCGCGCGCACCACCTCTCCCGCCGGGCCCTACAAGAACGGTCCCGGAGCCCTCGCTGGCCCGGTCGCCGTGGGCGGCGTCGCCGTCCTCCCCGGAGACATCGTGGTCGGCGACGACGACGGCGCAGTGGTCGTCCCGCGCGACCGCGCCGAGGAGGTGCTCCTCGCTGCCGAGGCCGTCCAGCAGGACGAGGCCGAGCGGATGCGGAGCATCCTCGCTGCCGCGAACGACGTGAAGGAGGCGGCATGCGCTGCACGGTGA
- a CDS encoding amino acid ABC transporter ATP-binding protein codes for MSSVDVVNVHKSFGDNEILKGIDLRVSQGEVVCLLGPSGSGKSTLLRCINGLVMPDKGHVSVGGTLIGRKVQNGKLHDLSGREAAVQRERIGMVFQQFNLFPHLDVRENLMLGPRAHRLGGRNELEEKARHLLAKVGLASRVNAYPSQLSGGQQQRVAIARALMMAPDLMLFDEPTSALDPELVGEVLDTMRSLAQDGMTMIVVTHEMAFARQVADRVVFMADGHIVEDAAPAQFFDSPATERARAFLRLA; via the coding sequence GTGAGCAGCGTCGACGTCGTCAATGTGCACAAGAGCTTCGGGGACAACGAGATCCTCAAGGGCATCGACCTCCGCGTCAGCCAGGGGGAGGTCGTCTGCCTCCTGGGACCCTCCGGGTCCGGCAAGAGCACCCTGCTGCGCTGCATCAACGGGCTCGTCATGCCGGACAAGGGACACGTCTCCGTGGGCGGGACCCTGATCGGCCGCAAGGTCCAGAACGGGAAGCTGCACGACCTCAGCGGCCGCGAGGCTGCCGTCCAGCGCGAGCGGATCGGCATGGTCTTCCAGCAGTTCAACCTCTTCCCCCACCTGGACGTGCGCGAGAACCTCATGCTCGGCCCGCGCGCCCACAGGCTCGGCGGCAGGAACGAGCTCGAGGAGAAGGCACGGCACCTGCTGGCCAAGGTCGGCCTCGCCAGTCGGGTCAACGCCTACCCGTCCCAGCTCTCCGGCGGGCAGCAGCAGCGCGTGGCCATCGCCCGGGCCCTGATGATGGCACCGGACCTGATGCTCTTCGACGAGCCCACCTCCGCTCTGGACCCCGAGCTGGTCGGCGAGGTGCTGGACACCATGCGATCCCTCGCCCAAGACGGAATGACCATGATCGTCGTCACCCACGAGATGGCGTTCGCCCGCCAAGTCGCCGACCGGGTCGTCTTCATGGCCGACGGGCACATCGTCGAGGACGCCGCCCCGGCGCAGTTCTTCGACAGCCCCGCCACAGAGCGCGCCAGGGCCTTCCTCCGCCTCGCCTGA
- a CDS encoding amino acid ABC transporter permease, which yields MQSPVNPPGNPPETWQATTATGTMAPRAEVPDAVAVKRHYGRWAAVVVLLALALGVAKSLAQNPQLEWGVVGQFLFDGQILEGLGQTLLLSVVSMLVASAIGLVFGFFRLSANPVLRTLGALYVWVFRSVPALIQILFWGNLALFAPRLGIGIPGTGWTLFSASTNDVLSPFAASIVALSIANGAYLAEIIRSGLLSVDEGQHLASSALGLTWWQAQRKVILPQALRVMIPPAGNQFITLLKETSLVSVIAGGDILSHAENISGYNLRTVELLIVAAIWYLAVTSAATLGQNIIERRTARGAAQQKRRAKAGPAETAKEASL from the coding sequence ATGCAATCTCCAGTCAATCCCCCCGGCAATCCTCCCGAGACCTGGCAGGCGACGACGGCGACCGGCACCATGGCGCCGAGGGCCGAGGTCCCGGACGCGGTCGCGGTGAAGCGCCACTATGGCCGCTGGGCCGCGGTCGTCGTCCTCCTCGCCCTCGCCCTCGGGGTCGCGAAGTCCCTCGCGCAGAACCCCCAGCTCGAATGGGGCGTGGTGGGCCAGTTCCTCTTCGACGGCCAAATTCTCGAAGGGCTGGGGCAGACGCTGCTCCTGTCGGTCGTGTCGATGCTCGTCGCCTCCGCGATCGGGCTCGTGTTCGGCTTCTTCCGGCTCAGTGCGAACCCGGTGCTGCGGACCCTCGGTGCCCTGTACGTGTGGGTCTTCCGCAGCGTGCCGGCCCTGATCCAGATCCTCTTCTGGGGCAATCTGGCCCTCTTCGCCCCGCGCCTTGGCATCGGCATCCCCGGCACGGGCTGGACCCTGTTCTCGGCCTCGACCAACGATGTGCTTTCCCCGTTCGCAGCCTCGATCGTGGCCCTCTCGATCGCCAACGGCGCCTACCTGGCCGAGATCATCCGCTCCGGCCTGCTCTCCGTCGACGAGGGCCAGCACCTGGCCTCCTCCGCCCTCGGCCTCACCTGGTGGCAGGCCCAGCGGAAGGTCATCCTCCCCCAGGCGCTGCGGGTCATGATCCCCCCGGCAGGGAACCAGTTCATCACCCTGCTGAAGGAGACCTCCCTGGTGTCCGTCATCGCGGGCGGGGACATCCTCAGCCATGCCGAGAACATCTCCGGCTACAACCTGCGCACCGTCGAGCTCCTGATCGTCGCCGCCATCTGGTACCTGGCCGTGACCAGCGCCGCGACCCTGGGCCAGAACATCATCGAGCGGCGCACCGCCCGCGGGGCCGCCCAGCAGAAGCGCAGGGCCAAGGCCGGACCGGCCGAGACCGCCAAGGAGGCATCGCTGTGA
- a CDS encoding transporter substrate-binding domain-containing protein, giving the protein MKRLIRNTITVGAVASLALLMGACANNSTAGSGGAPAASATGSADPALAKLVPDDIKSKGTLAGGASFDTQPMNFYAQGNKPDGVIIDLLDAAAGKLGLSIKWSQIPYSGLVPALQSKRVDIAGAQISKTPENKGVVNLLAFYNASSSLLVPAGKNYASDTDACGTRFGLTTGSTVNKNIADSINNECKAAGKPALQYLYYQSFNAGEDAIKAGRIDSFLNSTPQIQLAVKADKTLGATLVGKLASRETGVALPKEDTQLTQAFQAAFNAMIADGSYKKILDKWDLGTMAVDKAEINDQIPM; this is encoded by the coding sequence ATGAAGAGATTGATCCGCAACACCATCACCGTCGGCGCGGTCGCGTCCCTGGCCCTGCTCATGGGGGCGTGCGCGAACAACTCCACTGCCGGGTCCGGCGGCGCCCCGGCGGCCAGCGCCACGGGCAGCGCAGACCCGGCCCTGGCGAAGCTGGTCCCTGACGACATCAAGTCGAAAGGGACCCTGGCCGGGGGCGCATCGTTCGACACGCAGCCAATGAACTTCTACGCCCAGGGCAATAAGCCCGACGGGGTGATCATCGACCTGCTCGACGCGGCGGCCGGCAAGCTGGGCCTGTCGATCAAGTGGTCTCAGATCCCCTACTCGGGCCTGGTCCCGGCGCTGCAGTCCAAGCGCGTGGACATCGCCGGCGCGCAGATCAGCAAGACCCCCGAGAACAAGGGGGTCGTGAACCTCCTGGCCTTCTACAACGCCTCCTCGTCGCTGCTGGTCCCGGCGGGGAAGAACTACGCCTCGGACACCGACGCGTGCGGCACGCGGTTCGGCCTCACGACGGGATCGACGGTGAACAAGAACATCGCGGACTCGATCAACAACGAATGCAAGGCCGCCGGCAAGCCGGCGCTGCAGTACCTCTACTACCAGAGCTTCAACGCCGGCGAGGACGCGATCAAGGCCGGGCGGATCGACTCGTTCCTGAACTCCACCCCGCAGATCCAGCTCGCGGTCAAGGCCGACAAGACCCTCGGCGCAACCCTCGTGGGCAAGCTCGCCTCCCGTGAGACCGGGGTCGCGCTGCCGAAGGAGGACACCCAGCTCACCCAGGCCTTCCAGGCCGCCTTCAACGCCATGATCGCCGACGGCTCGTACAAGAAGATCCTCGACAAGTGGGACCTTGGCACGATGGCGGTCGACAAGGCGGAGATCAACGACCAGATCCCGATGTGA
- a CDS encoding LacI family DNA-binding transcriptional regulator codes for METREPSGARPTIADVAEAAGVARSTVSRAMNREHRFYRSESAARIRAVAESLGYEPNPTAANLRRQQTSTIGVLVSRLTDTVMAMLFEEIAAASAARGYHALVATTYDDPALERENGLAMLASRVDGLILTTATTGGGLCTELAERGIPHVLALRAHGESPSVVGDDVLGGYLAARHLIDLGHREIAIVAGPDHAPTALARREGYRQALCEAGIPEAPELVYPSTFSMESGEAAAQAFLSSGKRPTAVFAVNDNTAFGFTSVIQRAGLGIPKDLSIVGYNDIPLAARLPVPLTSVRVPFADIASAAVDALLDSIHGRPVRAAHRVLAPTLIPRASTARPAIPAELHS; via the coding sequence ATGGAGACCAGGGAGCCCAGCGGGGCACGGCCGACGATCGCGGACGTCGCGGAGGCCGCCGGCGTCGCACGCTCGACCGTCTCGCGGGCGATGAACCGCGAGCACCGGTTCTACCGCAGCGAATCCGCGGCGCGGATCCGCGCCGTCGCCGAGTCGCTCGGGTACGAGCCGAACCCGACGGCCGCGAACCTGCGGCGCCAGCAGACCAGCACGATCGGGGTGCTCGTCTCCCGGCTCACGGACACGGTGATGGCGATGCTCTTCGAGGAGATCGCCGCGGCCAGCGCCGCTCGCGGCTACCACGCGCTCGTCGCCACCACCTACGACGACCCCGCCCTCGAGCGCGAGAACGGCCTGGCCATGCTCGCCTCCCGGGTCGACGGGCTCATCCTCACCACCGCCACCACCGGCGGCGGTCTGTGCACGGAGCTCGCAGAGCGCGGGATCCCGCATGTGCTGGCGCTGCGTGCCCACGGGGAGAGCCCGAGTGTCGTCGGGGACGACGTCCTGGGCGGCTACCTCGCCGCCCGCCACCTGATCGACCTCGGCCACCGCGAGATCGCCATCGTCGCCGGTCCCGACCACGCCCCCACTGCTCTGGCCCGGCGGGAGGGCTACCGGCAGGCCCTCTGCGAGGCCGGCATCCCCGAGGCGCCGGAGCTCGTCTACCCGTCCACCTTCAGCATGGAGAGCGGCGAAGCCGCCGCGCAGGCCTTCCTCTCGTCCGGGAAGCGGCCCACAGCGGTGTTCGCCGTCAACGACAACACCGCCTTCGGGTTCACCTCGGTCATCCAGCGCGCCGGGCTGGGCATCCCGAAAGACCTCTCCATCGTCGGCTACAACGACATACCCCTCGCAGCCCGCCTGCCGGTCCCCCTCACCAGCGTCCGGGTCCCATTCGCGGACATCGCCTCCGCCGCCGTCGACGCGCTGCTGGACTCCATCCACGGCCGGCCTGTCAGGGCGGCCCACCGAGTGCTCGCCCCCACGCTGATTCCGCGGGCGTCGACCGCCCGGCCTGCAATCCCGGCGGAGCTGCACTCCTGA
- a CDS encoding dihydrodipicolinate synthase family protein, whose amino-acid sequence MTTIDLRGLVPAPVTPFTRDGDVDVAAIHRLGGWLGSVEGVKGLVVLGHAGEGTFLTQAEQALVISSFRDAVDGKLPIIAGITGEGNKVAAEEAVRAVEAGASAGLVYPSHGWLRFGYQQGAPQSRYREIHRASGLPLILFQYPDATKATYDLDTQLEIAGQEGVFATKNGVRNMRRWDTEIPVLRAAFPELQILTCHDEYLLHTMFDVDGALVGYGGLAPEPLVELIAAGRAKDYTRAREVHDRLLPVTKNVYHRGSHMEGTVALKEGLVARGILEHATVRTPLLPLAPGAHEEIALALASAGLGRVAVPARA is encoded by the coding sequence ATGACCACGATCGATCTGCGCGGCCTGGTCCCCGCCCCCGTCACCCCGTTCACCCGCGACGGCGACGTCGACGTCGCCGCGATCCACCGCCTCGGCGGCTGGCTCGGGAGCGTCGAGGGCGTCAAGGGCCTCGTCGTCCTCGGCCACGCCGGGGAGGGCACGTTCCTGACCCAGGCCGAGCAGGCCCTGGTGATCTCCTCGTTCCGGGACGCCGTGGACGGGAAGCTGCCGATCATCGCCGGCATCACCGGCGAGGGCAACAAGGTCGCTGCAGAGGAGGCAGTGCGGGCGGTCGAGGCCGGCGCCTCCGCGGGCCTGGTCTACCCCTCGCACGGCTGGCTGAGGTTCGGGTACCAGCAGGGCGCCCCGCAGTCCCGGTACCGGGAGATCCACCGGGCCAGCGGCCTGCCGCTGATCCTGTTCCAGTACCCGGACGCCACCAAGGCCACCTATGACCTGGACACCCAGCTCGAGATCGCCGGGCAGGAGGGCGTGTTCGCGACCAAGAACGGCGTGCGCAACATGCGCCGCTGGGACACCGAGATCCCGGTCCTGCGCGCGGCGTTCCCGGAGTTGCAGATCCTGACCTGCCACGACGAGTACCTGCTGCACACCATGTTCGACGTCGACGGCGCCCTCGTCGGCTACGGCGGACTCGCCCCCGAGCCGCTCGTCGAGCTCATCGCCGCAGGCAGGGCAAAGGACTACACCAGGGCCCGCGAGGTCCACGACCGGCTCCTGCCCGTGACGAAGAACGTCTACCACCGCGGCTCGCACATGGAGGGCACCGTCGCGCTCAAGGAAGGCCTCGTCGCCCGCGGCATCCTCGAGCACGCCACCGTCCGCACCCCGCTCCTGCCGCTGGCCCCCGGCGCGCACGAGGAGATCGCCCTCGCCCTGGCCTCCGCTGGCCTCGGCCGCGTCGCCGTACCGGCCCGCGCCTGA
- a CDS encoding MFS transporter, which translates to MEPGASASATAGRDLNDEEVHVTHIIKPPAKAGMAALYSRREVRLILAFALLGTLFDGAELNLIGYPLVYISGSLHVDTIALITVTTVQGFASILGGFVFGTLGDTLGRRRTFAISVLAFGLAAILGGLSVNYAMFMATRLLAGIGMGGLFGLSFSMFTECWKTGRRGTMGGIIQAMYFGGEILTEGMIFLFLTLLGHDLGWRAGYIAIGAVSTVIGVASLKLLPESKQWLSYQQHLKEGTLPKEIRRTKVPVIDIFKPQFVFGTVLFMVLSTAMFLTTNSVGAYLSTYLLKVQKLSLNTVSLIVLLGYIATIIAYTLTGIVSDALRRKYAFTLACVLGTVGFVWFLALLATHSAHIGADFWAWPTFWALMLCAGAAGGFGVLGVWMSEYFPTRIRSTGSSASYYVGRGLGAGVFPLFALAIAGTVPFALALGIIGPAAGLLFSLIAPDRTGRTIADLE; encoded by the coding sequence ATGGAGCCGGGAGCGTCGGCGAGTGCGACGGCCGGCAGAGACCTCAACGACGAGGAAGTGCACGTGACCCACATCATCAAGCCGCCCGCCAAGGCGGGCATGGCAGCCCTCTACTCGCGCCGCGAGGTCCGCCTGATCCTGGCCTTCGCCCTGCTCGGGACCCTCTTCGACGGCGCGGAGCTGAACCTCATCGGCTACCCGCTGGTCTACATCTCCGGCAGCCTGCACGTGGATACGATCGCCCTGATCACCGTCACGACCGTCCAGGGCTTCGCCTCGATCCTGGGCGGCTTCGTCTTCGGCACCCTCGGGGACACCCTCGGCCGCCGCCGCACCTTCGCGATCTCAGTCCTGGCCTTCGGGCTCGCCGCGATCCTCGGCGGACTCTCCGTGAACTACGCGATGTTCATGGCCACCCGGCTCCTGGCCGGGATCGGCATGGGCGGGCTCTTCGGCCTCTCGTTCTCGATGTTCACCGAATGCTGGAAGACCGGCCGCCGCGGCACCATGGGCGGGATCATCCAGGCCATGTACTTCGGCGGGGAGATCCTCACCGAGGGCATGATCTTCCTGTTCCTGACCCTCCTGGGCCACGACCTCGGTTGGCGCGCGGGCTACATCGCGATCGGTGCCGTCAGCACCGTCATCGGCGTCGCCTCCCTCAAGCTCCTGCCCGAGTCAAAGCAGTGGCTCTCCTACCAGCAGCACCTCAAGGAAGGCACCCTCCCGAAGGAGATCCGCAGGACCAAGGTCCCGGTCATCGACATCTTCAAGCCCCAGTTCGTCTTCGGCACGGTCCTGTTCATGGTCCTCTCCACCGCCATGTTCCTGACCACGAACTCCGTCGGGGCCTACCTCTCGACCTACCTGCTCAAGGTCCAGAAGCTCTCCCTCAACACCGTCAGCCTCATCGTCCTGCTCGGCTACATCGCCACGATCATCGCCTACACCCTCACCGGGATCGTCTCCGACGCCCTCCGGCGCAAGTACGCCTTCACCCTCGCCTGCGTCCTCGGCACCGTCGGGTTCGTCTGGTTCCTGGCCCTCCTGGCCACCCATTCAGCGCACATCGGGGCCGACTTCTGGGCCTGGCCCACGTTCTGGGCGCTCATGCTCTGCGCCGGCGCCGCCGGGGGCTTCGGGGTCCTGGGCGTGTGGATGTCCGAATACTTCCCCACCCGCATCCGCTCCACCGGCTCCAGCGCCAGCTACTACGTCGGCCGCGGCCTCGGCGCCGGAGTCTTCCCCCTCTTCGCCCTCGCTATCGCCGGAACCGTCCCGTTCGCCCTCGCCCTGGGCATCATCGGCCCCGCCGCCGGCCTCCTCTTCTCCCTCATCGCCCCCGACCGCACCGGACGCACCATCGCCGACCTCGAATAA
- a CDS encoding ABC transporter substrate-binding protein: MAGLDSGRTISRRGLLAGAGGIAALAALTGCGPSGGGTGGASGEIKFWNMPWGNTEFSQLDRQITQKYSPAKGLPPAAYQEVQWANFTTTFASAVASNTGPAVSSGSGTQAFQFAQQNQIAPADSLLESWKANGLYDDFLPGLIDTMKTSQGHVAVPYNLDMRALWYRKSLLEKAGAEPPTDWQSHLDVCEALKKAGMFGFGIAAGAQGNGFQVIVGLMINNGGGIFDENQKPNCVTPENVQALEYIVEMVRKGYMDPGSIGYSTTNAQSQWKAGKFAMGFEAPGLAQQLGGSVAGDMLVGDPLVSARGTKGALYFPNNIMMYKNTPSQAGSEAFLTYYYKNMSPLWTQKTGPGLPVLKSIASTPEFKSDSNAVKMVQVWQPICKTWAAPGGSALFANISTVDSTPAMTTFAQSLLSLKATPTEALTTLQSTLVSTMK, from the coding sequence ATGGCCGGTCTCGACAGCGGAAGGACGATCTCCCGGCGTGGGCTGCTCGCGGGCGCAGGAGGGATCGCGGCCCTTGCCGCCCTGACGGGGTGCGGCCCCTCAGGCGGGGGGACGGGAGGGGCGTCCGGTGAGATCAAATTCTGGAACATGCCGTGGGGCAACACCGAGTTCTCCCAGCTCGACCGGCAGATCACGCAGAAGTACTCCCCCGCCAAGGGCCTGCCGCCGGCCGCCTACCAGGAGGTGCAGTGGGCTAACTTCACCACCACCTTCGCTTCGGCCGTCGCCTCCAACACCGGGCCAGCCGTCAGCAGCGGCAGCGGGACGCAGGCGTTCCAGTTCGCGCAGCAGAACCAGATCGCCCCAGCCGACAGCCTGCTGGAGTCCTGGAAGGCCAACGGCCTCTACGACGACTTCCTCCCCGGCCTCATCGACACGATGAAGACCTCCCAGGGCCATGTGGCGGTGCCCTACAACCTCGACATGCGCGCCCTGTGGTACCGGAAGTCGCTGCTCGAGAAGGCCGGGGCGGAACCTCCGACGGACTGGCAGTCCCACCTCGACGTCTGCGAGGCGCTGAAGAAGGCCGGGATGTTCGGATTCGGGATCGCCGCCGGCGCCCAGGGCAACGGGTTCCAGGTGATCGTCGGGCTGATGATCAACAACGGCGGCGGGATCTTCGACGAGAACCAGAAGCCCAACTGCGTCACCCCCGAGAACGTCCAGGCCCTCGAGTACATCGTGGAGATGGTGCGCAAGGGCTACATGGATCCCGGCAGCATCGGCTACTCGACGACCAATGCTCAGAGCCAATGGAAGGCCGGCAAGTTCGCCATGGGCTTCGAGGCGCCGGGCCTGGCGCAGCAGCTCGGGGGAAGCGTCGCCGGCGACATGCTCGTCGGGGACCCGCTGGTCAGCGCCAGGGGCACGAAGGGCGCCCTCTACTTCCCGAACAACATCATGATGTACAAGAACACGCCCAGCCAGGCCGGCTCCGAAGCCTTCCTGACCTACTACTACAAGAACATGAGCCCGCTGTGGACCCAGAAGACCGGGCCCGGGCTCCCCGTTCTCAAATCGATCGCCTCGACCCCGGAGTTCAAGTCCGACTCCAATGCTGTGAAGATGGTCCAGGTCTGGCAGCCCATCTGCAAGACCTGGGCGGCCCCCGGAGGAAGCGCCCTCTTCGCGAACATCTCGACCGTGGACAGCACCCCGGCGATGACCACCTTCGCCCAAAGCCTGCTCTCCCTCAAGGCCACCCCGACCGAGGCCCTCACCACCCTGCAGTCAACACTTGTCTCCACGATGAAATGA
- a CDS encoding LacI family DNA-binding transcriptional regulator — MPPAELQRNKQPTLSDVAVVAGTSVPTVSKVLRGGTDVSPATRERVMDAVREVGYARSGPRPSARPSAPEAPPLIHLVVNHVDGSWANRVLVGVEQAATAANVDVVIAIARGDGEWVSRLLRRPSQGAVVVLVDPTSVQLAVLSAARIPVVLVTPMSRPAAAVPSVGVTNWEGGRSAAEHLLALGHRRLGVVGGGRDHLYSTARIDGFRSALRDAGVEECEVAYADWSREQAARQAAAMFAAEAPPTAVFACSDVMALGVIDAAAEAGLRIPADLSVVGFDDVPEAEWASPPLTTVRQPIAEMGAEAVGLLLRSQTWQGPRSRSDPPRVDLSTSLVVRRSTAAAPEPPGPTPRATRFPPRD, encoded by the coding sequence ATGCCTCCCGCCGAGCTCCAGCGCAACAAGCAGCCGACCCTCTCGGACGTCGCTGTCGTCGCGGGCACGAGCGTGCCGACGGTCTCGAAAGTGCTCAGGGGCGGGACGGACGTCTCTCCTGCCACCCGCGAGCGGGTCATGGATGCCGTCCGCGAGGTCGGGTATGCCAGGTCAGGGCCCCGGCCCAGTGCCAGGCCGTCGGCGCCCGAGGCTCCGCCCCTGATCCACCTGGTGGTGAACCACGTCGATGGGAGCTGGGCCAACCGCGTCCTGGTCGGCGTCGAGCAGGCAGCGACGGCAGCGAACGTCGACGTTGTCATCGCCATCGCCCGAGGAGACGGCGAATGGGTCTCCCGGCTCCTGCGCCGCCCGTCGCAGGGGGCCGTCGTCGTTCTCGTCGATCCCACAAGCGTCCAGCTCGCCGTGCTCTCCGCCGCCCGGATCCCGGTCGTGCTCGTCACGCCGATGAGCCGGCCGGCCGCGGCCGTGCCGAGTGTGGGGGTGACCAACTGGGAAGGCGGCCGTTCGGCCGCCGAGCACCTGCTTGCGCTCGGCCACCGCCGCTTAGGCGTGGTGGGCGGGGGACGGGACCACCTCTACAGCACCGCCCGCATCGACGGATTCCGCTCCGCGCTGCGCGATGCCGGCGTCGAGGAATGCGAGGTTGCATACGCCGACTGGAGCAGGGAACAGGCCGCCCGGCAGGCGGCCGCGATGTTCGCAGCCGAGGCCCCGCCGACCGCGGTCTTCGCCTGCTCCGACGTCATGGCCCTCGGCGTCATCGACGCCGCCGCCGAGGCTGGCCTCCGCATCCCGGCCGACCTGAGCGTCGTCGGGTTCGACGACGTCCCGGAGGCGGAATGGGCCAGCCCGCCGCTCACCACGGTCCGCCAGCCCATCGCTGAGATGGGCGCGGAAGCCGTCGGACTGCTGCTGCGCTCGCAGACGTGGCAGGGACCCCGATCGCGATCGGACCCGCCGCGCGTCGACCTCTCCACCAGCCTCGTTGTCAGGCGATCCACAGCAGCGGCCCCGGAACCACCCGGGCCAACCCCGCGCGCGACCAGATTCCCACCGAGGGATTGA
- a CDS encoding MFS transporter gives MSGRSTTAAAASTTGRLPRFGLALVGVLLIAANLRASFTAVGPVLGLMRQDLGLSGAAAGLLTSLPLLAFAAFSPVAPSLARKLGLDRALRLALLLIALGIVARSVLGEAGVWAGTGSLGIGIAIINVLLPSLVKRDFPHRVAQVTGVYSAFQSSVAALAAGVVVPIADASPLSWRLALGVWAGIALIAMAVPLPHTRFRAGPGPEARAATGTSPAPPASPWTSALGWQVTIFMGLQSVPFFIFVAWLPSILHDRGISAGTAGWYLFLFQIVSVLGNLGTATLAHRFTDQRLIGLTGGLLCFLTYVGLLLVPQMALLWTVTGGLGCGSTIVLALSLFSLRTRTHSQAAALSGMAQSVGYLLAAAGPIVFGWLHDLTGGWSIPLALTATTMAAMAVFATLASRNRLLD, from the coding sequence GTGAGCGGGCGGTCGACGACGGCAGCAGCAGCTTCAACCACCGGTCGTCTTCCCCGTTTCGGGCTGGCCTTGGTCGGGGTGCTGCTTATCGCGGCAAACCTGCGGGCGTCCTTCACCGCCGTCGGACCTGTGCTGGGGCTGATGCGCCAGGACTTGGGACTGAGCGGGGCTGCGGCCGGCCTCCTGACCAGCCTGCCGCTGTTGGCGTTCGCGGCTTTCTCCCCGGTGGCGCCGTCGTTGGCCCGCAAGCTCGGCCTTGACCGCGCCCTGCGGCTGGCCCTGCTGTTGATCGCCTTGGGGATCGTGGCCCGATCCGTCCTGGGGGAGGCCGGCGTCTGGGCCGGCACCGGCTCGCTCGGAATCGGGATCGCGATCATCAACGTGCTGCTTCCGTCGCTGGTGAAACGCGACTTCCCGCATCGCGTGGCCCAGGTGACCGGGGTGTACTCAGCGTTTCAGTCGTCGGTCGCGGCACTGGCGGCGGGAGTTGTCGTGCCCATCGCCGACGCCTCGCCGTTGAGCTGGCGCCTCGCCTTGGGCGTTTGGGCCGGGATTGCGCTGATCGCGATGGCCGTGCCACTGCCGCATACCCGTTTCCGCGCCGGGCCCGGGCCAGAGGCCCGGGCCGCTACCGGCACCAGCCCTGCGCCACCTGCCTCCCCCTGGACTTCGGCTCTGGGGTGGCAGGTCACGATCTTCATGGGACTGCAGTCCGTTCCCTTCTTCATCTTTGTCGCCTGGCTGCCGAGCATTCTGCACGACCGGGGAATCTCCGCGGGAACGGCTGGCTGGTACCTGTTCCTGTTCCAGATCGTCTCGGTCCTGGGGAATCTGGGCACCGCAACTCTCGCGCACCGCTTCACAGACCAACGACTGATCGGCCTGACCGGAGGGCTGCTGTGCTTCCTCACCTACGTCGGGTTGCTGCTTGTCCCACAGATGGCCCTGCTATGGACCGTGACCGGGGGACTGGGCTGTGGCTCTACCATCGTCCTGGCCCTGTCGTTGTTCAGCCTGCGCACCCGCACCCATAGCCAAGCCGCCGCGCTGTCCGGCATGGCCCAGTCAGTCGGATACCTTCTGGCCGCAGCCGGGCCGATCGTGTTCGGCTGGCTGCACGACCTCACCGGAGGATGGAGCATCCCACTCGCCCTCACAGCGACGACGATGGCGGCCATGGCCGTCTTCGCCACGCTGGCAAGCCGGAATCGCCTACTGGACTAA